Proteins found in one Vicia villosa cultivar HV-30 ecotype Madison, WI unplaced genomic scaffold, Vvil1.0 ctg.000625F_1_1, whole genome shotgun sequence genomic segment:
- the LOC131629958 gene encoding uncharacterized protein LOC131629958, with translation MRIEELQSSLDAQELRLTERTSEREVEQALKASFVKKDQKLKKHGRSQKSEVFYSDEEKHQKGKEKYDKRMVQCYCCNRFGHFAKDCWSNKEEAKIARGDSDDEHVLLMAYESDEEHVKSEDNFEDSGEESESEISEDKSELEDDSEVKDKSESEGDSESEGESEDESESEEDFASEDKLELESSEGESNSEGGTSEGIASEGSPASDGGHNSERKDYEVGTSEGRASKGDPTSKGCGFEQDPEVNKGGTFGGSQTSEENPEGDMVPELEGDSELLGIEEALEKKGWLNVIQEELEALEGNKTWKLTKVPKEKKTISVRWIFKEKSAFLNGVSEVAHCSN, from the exons atgagaatagaagagttgcaaagtagTCTAGATgcgcaagagttgcgtctgactgaaagaacttctgaGAGGGAAGTTGAGcaggctctgaaggcttcttttgtcaagaaggaccagaagctgaAAAAACATGGTAGGTCGCAAAAGTCAGAAGTCTTCTATTCTGATGAGGAGAaacatcagaagggaaaggagaagTATGACAAGAGAATGGTTCAGTGTTACTGTTGTAATAGGTTTGGCCACTTTGCTAAAGATTGTTGGTCAAACAAAGAAGAAGCAAAAATAGCCAgaggagattctgatgatgaacatGTGCTATTAATGGCTTATGAATCTGATGAGGAACATGTGA aatcagaagataacTTTGAAGATTCTGGAGAAGAGTCAGAATCTGAGATTTCTGAAGATAAGTCAGAGTTAGAAGATGACTCTGAAGTTAAAGACAAGTCAGAATCCGAAGGTGATTCTGAGTCTGAaggagaatcagaagatgagtcagaatctgaagaagatttTGCTTCTGAAGATAAGTTAGAACTTGAAAGTTCTGAAGGCGAGTCAAACTCTGAAG GTGGAACTTCTGAAGGCATAGCTTCTGAAGGTAGTCCAGCTTCTGACGGTGGTCATAATTCTGAAAGAAAAGATtatgaagttggaacttctgaaggcAGAGCTTCTAAAGGCGATCCAACTTCTAAAGGTTGTGGTTTTGAACAAGACCCAGAAGTTAACAAAGGTGGAACTTTTGGTGGTAGTCAAACTTCCGAAGAAAATCCAGAAGGAGATATGGTTCCAGAATTAGAAGGAGATTCTGAACTATTGGGTATTGAAGAAGCACTCGAGAAGAAAGGTTGGTTGAATGTCATacaagaagaacttgaggctttagaaggaaacaagacttggaagttaACTAAGGttccaaaggagaagaaaaccatcagcgtcagatggatTTTCAAGGAGAAATCTGCATTTCTAAATGGAGTATCAGAAGTTGCACACTGTAGCAACTAG
- the LOC131629967 gene encoding organic cation/carnitine transporter 3-like, with amino-acid sequence MAAIEELPSSIPHLSSKEKVLPLTDSMMERGLGRFGWLEFVQCILVSFAMFFDAQQSFLAIYTDDYPTWHCTNSTVCNSDSNICDIPKSSWSWDGPSHKTVISHWNLECASSFITGLPQSSFFIGCLFGSFLLATLADTSLGRKNTLVFSGLSMSIFSILIVFSTNIWIYSAFKFVIGFLRSSIGTCVLVLLTEKVSTEWRFTVGIVEYFCFTLGYMSLPGIAYVNRFNSWRSVYIWTSVPAICYSILAYIFVTESPRWLLMQGRHQEAMAMLTGVSSLENGNDMTVALIEAPVNKQKASIFQLYSSIAELFGRGWALKRIVAIMVLGIGIGMVYFGMPLAVGNLGFDIYLAVVFSALMEIPSCVATYFLENRRRKPSVLVFSVASGVCCIMCVVVGLGIPEIRVGLAMASFFSACTAYNVFLIYIIELFPTSVRNTTTSLVRQAIVFGNIFTPFLISAGRKNDIFSYGVFGVVIILSCVTLLGLPETRGLALCDTMDQQEKKDDMSG; translated from the exons ATGGCGGCTATAGAAGAGTTACCTTCTTCCATTCCTCACCTTTCTTCCAAG GAAAAAGTGCTTCCTTTAACTGATAGTATGATGGAAAGGGGTTTAGGGAGATTTGGTTGGTTAGAGTTTGTGCAGTGCATTCTTGTTTCATTTGCAATGTTCTTTGATGCACAGCAATCGTTCTTAGCTATCTACACTGACGATTACCCGACTTGGCATTGCACGAATTCGACCGTGTGTAACTCAGATTCTAATATCTGTGATATCCCTAAATCTTCATGGTCATGGGATGGACCGTCGCACAAAACAGTGATATCTCATTGGAATCTTGAATGTGCTAGCAGCTTCATAACAGGTTTACCGCAGTCTTCGTTCTTTATTGGTTGCCTTTTCGGTTCGTTTCTTCTTGCAACTTTAGCGGATACTTCACTTGGAAGAAAGAACACGCTTGTTTTCTCTGGTTTATCAATGTCTATATTTTCAATTCTCATAGTTTTCTCTACCAATATTTGGATTTACTCTGCTTTTAAATTCGTCATTGGCTTTTTGCGTTCATCAATCGGAACTTGTGTTTTAGTTTTGTTGACCGAAAAAGTTAGTACTGAGTGGAGGTTCACCGTTGGTATTGTGGAATATTTCTGCTTTACATTAGGGTATATGTCACTACCTGGTATAGCTTATGTCAACAGATTTAACTCATGGAGATCGGTTTACATCTGGACATCGGTTCCTGCTATTTGTTACTCGATTCTTGCTTATATCTTTGTTACCGAGTCTCCTAGGTGGCTTCTAATGCAAGGAAGACATCAAGAAGCCATGGCAATGCTTACAGGAGTTTCTTCATTAGAGAATGGTAATGATATGACAGTAGCTTTAATAGAAGCTCCGGTGAATAAACAAAAGGCTTCAATTTTCCAACTATACTCATCAATAGCCGAGTTGTTTGGGAGAGGTTGGGCTTTAAAGAGAATTGTGGCAATCATGGTGCTTGGTATTGGAATTGGaatggtgtattttggtatgCCATTAGCAGTTGGGAACTTAGGATTCGACATCTACCTGGCTGTTGTGTTCAGTGCCTTGATGGAAATACCGTCTTGTGTGGCTACCTACTTCTTGGAGAATCGCCGAAGAAAACCTTCAGTTCTTGTATTCTCGGTAGCTAGTGGTGTATGCTGtataatgtgtgttgttgttggaTTAGGAATACCAGAAATTCGAGTCGGATTAGCCATGGCATCGTTTTTCAGTGCTTGTACAGCTTATAATGTGTTTCTCATTTACATTATTGAGCTATTTCCAACAAGTGTGAGGAACACTACAACATCATTAGTGAGACAAGCTATTGTTTTTGGCAACATTTTCACTCCTTTCTTGATATCTGCTGGGAGGAAAAACGATATTTTCTCTTACGGCGTGTTTGGAGTAGTTATCATATTGTCGTGTGTTACGTTGCTCGGCTTACCAGAGACAAGAGGATTAGCTCTTTGCGATACCATGGATCAACAAGAGAAGAAAGACGATATGTCAGGTTAA